In Helianthus annuus cultivar XRQ/B chromosome 8, HanXRQr2.0-SUNRISE, whole genome shotgun sequence, a single genomic region encodes these proteins:
- the LOC110873260 gene encoding protein LIGHT-DEPENDENT SHORT HYPOCOTYLS 5: MDIPSGSGSNDPEPPPRDDSPSGRSAVVAVPVPAPPLQQQPPQQPPSRYESQKRRDWNTFLQYLTNHKPPLTLSRCSGAHVIEFLKYLDQFGKTKVHVASCPYFGQPNPPAPCACQLKQAWGSLDALIGRLRAAYEENGGKPELNPFGARAVRMYLREVRESQAKARGIPYEKKRKRSAGGAAVGAVKVSVDGGDGGGDDGGGGEQATSSTH; the protein is encoded by the coding sequence ATGGACATTCCATCAGGCTCCGGGTCAAACGACCCGGAACCACCTCCCAGAGATGACAGTCCATCCGGGAGGTCAGCAGTTGTTGCAGTACCAGTACCAGCACCACCACTGCAACAACAACCACCCCAACAACCACCGAGCAGATACGAGTCTCAAAAACGCCGAGACTGGAACACGTTTCTCCAATACTTAACCAACCACAAGCCGCCGCTAACGTTGTCGCGCTGCAGCGGGGCACACGTGATCGAGTTTTTAAAGTACCTTGATCAGTTCGGAAAAACTAAGGTCCACGTGGCTAGTTGTCCGTACTTTGGCCAGCCGAACCCGCCCGCGCCATGCGCTTGTCAGCTTAAGCAAGCGTGGGGGAGCTTAGACGCGCTGATCGGTCGGCTTCGAGCCGCTTATGAGGAAAACGGCGGGAAGCCGGAGCTGAACCCGTTTGGAGCTAGAGCTGTTAGGATGTATTTGAGGGAAGTTAGAGAGAGTCAAGCGAAAGCTAGAGGGATTCCGTATGAGAAGAAGCGGAAAAGATCGGCTGGTGGGGCGGCGGTGGGGGCGGTTAAAGTGTCGGTGGACggtggcgacggtggtggtgatgatggtggtggtggtgaacaGGCAACTAGTTCTACACATTGA